In Edaphobacter bradus, the following are encoded in one genomic region:
- a CDS encoding CRTAC1 family protein yields the protein MKMLGCRNSRLIAAAILLLSLVLQARLGAQTQSGSTARFPQLVDITASTGIHFNHLSSPAQRYIVESMSGGVAIIDYDGDGWPDLYFTNAPSVAMALDGKKARSALFHNNHDGTFTDVTEKAGVGYPCWAMGVAVGDFNNDGRPDLVVSCFGGVVLYRNNGDGTFTNVTKAAGLDKDSGWATGVAFGDYDGDGNQDLFVAHYVDLDLHNLPEFGARKTCQYHEIAVQCGPRGLKGSPDALYHNNGDGTFTEVAEQAGVNDANKFFGLAAVWSDFDNDGKLDLFVANDGGPNYLYHNEGNGHFKEIAFDSGAAVSEDGQEQANMGVAVGDYLNNGRMSIFVSHFSEEYATLYRNDGGLSFTDVSHAAGAARPTVPFVGWGDAFVDLDNSGWQDLILVNGHVYPQVDDAKIGTSYREPKLVFQNQRDGTFKDISAQVGPAMGVPQVSRGLAVGDLFNRGSLDVVVENIEGEPMILETKSNPAHHWVSFDLEGSPANRLALNARIRITTGKLQQTGEVRSGGSYLSQNDLRLHFGLGDVSRIDKVEVFWPNGKTQEFENVAGDCFYHLKQGGALTQGKEMEHATSSSKR from the coding sequence ATGAAGATGCTGGGATGTCGAAATAGCCGGCTGATCGCCGCTGCTATCCTGCTGCTCTCCCTCGTTCTCCAGGCGCGGCTGGGGGCGCAGACGCAATCCGGCTCAACGGCCAGGTTTCCTCAACTGGTCGATATCACGGCGTCTACGGGAATTCATTTCAATCATCTGTCCAGCCCTGCGCAGAGGTACATCGTCGAGTCGATGAGCGGCGGCGTTGCCATCATTGACTACGACGGCGACGGATGGCCCGATCTCTACTTCACGAACGCGCCCAGTGTGGCGATGGCGCTTGATGGGAAGAAGGCGAGAAGCGCGCTCTTCCACAACAATCACGACGGAACATTCACAGACGTAACCGAGAAGGCCGGTGTCGGGTATCCCTGCTGGGCGATGGGTGTCGCAGTCGGTGACTTCAACAACGACGGGCGGCCGGATCTCGTTGTGAGCTGCTTCGGCGGCGTCGTGCTGTATCGAAACAATGGGGATGGAACATTTACCAATGTCACGAAGGCCGCGGGGCTCGACAAGGACAGCGGCTGGGCGACCGGTGTGGCCTTCGGAGACTACGACGGTGACGGCAACCAGGATCTGTTTGTGGCGCACTATGTCGATCTCGATCTCCACAATCTTCCTGAGTTTGGGGCGCGGAAGACCTGCCAGTATCACGAGATTGCTGTACAGTGTGGGCCGCGAGGATTGAAGGGCTCGCCCGATGCGCTTTATCACAACAATGGCGATGGCACCTTCACAGAAGTCGCAGAGCAGGCTGGCGTGAATGATGCGAACAAGTTCTTTGGTCTAGCGGCTGTCTGGTCCGATTTCGACAATGATGGCAAGCTCGATCTCTTTGTCGCGAACGACGGCGGGCCAAACTATCTCTACCACAACGAGGGCAACGGGCATTTTAAGGAGATTGCCTTCGACTCAGGCGCCGCGGTCAGCGAGGATGGCCAGGAGCAGGCGAACATGGGAGTCGCAGTGGGCGACTATTTGAATAATGGACGAATGAGTATCTTCGTCTCTCACTTCAGTGAGGAGTATGCGACACTCTATCGCAATGACGGTGGGCTGAGCTTCACAGATGTCTCGCACGCGGCCGGCGCTGCGCGGCCAACCGTACCGTTTGTGGGTTGGGGAGACGCCTTCGTCGACCTGGACAACTCGGGTTGGCAAGACCTGATCCTTGTAAATGGCCACGTCTACCCGCAGGTGGACGATGCGAAGATCGGCACGTCGTATCGAGAGCCTAAGCTGGTCTTTCAGAACCAGCGGGACGGGACGTTCAAGGATATAAGCGCACAGGTGGGGCCGGCGATGGGCGTGCCTCAGGTAAGTCGCGGGCTGGCCGTCGGGGACCTGTTTAACCGAGGCAGTCTGGACGTTGTGGTCGAAAACATCGAAGGCGAGCCGATGATCCTCGAGACGAAGAGCAACCCCGCGCATCATTGGGTCAGCTTTGATCTGGAGGGAAGTCCCGCGAACCGGCTGGCTCTCAACGCCCGCATTCGCATCACGACCGGAAAGCTGCAACAGACGGGCGAGGTGAGAAGCGGAGGCAGTTATCTCTCACAGAACGATCTGCGCTTGCACTTTGGATTGGGGGACGTGTCACGGATCGATAAGGTCGAGGTCTTCTGGCCGAATGGAAAGACGCAGGAATTTGAGAATGTCGCGGGGGATTGTTTCTACCACCTGAAGCAGGGCGGCGCTCTGACTCAAGGTAAAGAGATGGAACACGCCACATCCTCTTCGAAGCGTTGA
- a CDS encoding tetratricopeptide repeat protein, protein MSVKSVFFTGLLFVLPVSCVCQSTQSKSGQIHLHESKAQQYLRQQRPDLAIPEFNAILALDPANTDAQGNLGVLLFFRGDSAGAVPHLRAAVNSNPELWKLQALLGLAEARQSDAGSRADLEAAFPHLKGEKVQAEVGSALIDSYTANGELEKAAGTVATLLESQPTDVKLLAMSYRLYSDLAGRTMLTLALTDPNSAQLHQVMARELARQGDDAGAIKNYREAIRIDPKVTGLYFELGDILYSSSDEKLKAEAEGEFRAAVAANPNDEKAQLMLGKIAAARGDMKTAYDNDSHALELQPNDGDACTEFAKVLLSMKERGRAQQMLEHAVEVDPTNYVAHYRLSTLYRQQGRPEEAKKELAEYQKYKDMKEKLRTVFHDMRVNLDEKADEDAGMSK, encoded by the coding sequence ATGTCTGTAAAATCCGTTTTCTTCACGGGCCTCCTGTTTGTTCTCCCGGTGTCTTGCGTTTGCCAGTCGACGCAGAGTAAGAGTGGCCAGATTCATCTTCACGAGAGCAAAGCTCAGCAATATCTAAGGCAGCAGCGGCCCGATCTGGCGATCCCGGAGTTCAACGCTATTCTCGCGCTGGATCCCGCGAATACCGACGCGCAGGGAAATCTTGGTGTTCTGCTCTTTTTCCGCGGCGACTCTGCGGGAGCTGTTCCGCATCTGCGCGCCGCAGTCAACTCCAATCCGGAGCTATGGAAGCTTCAGGCCCTGTTGGGATTGGCGGAGGCCCGGCAGAGCGATGCCGGCAGCCGCGCCGACCTGGAGGCGGCCTTCCCACATCTGAAAGGAGAAAAGGTTCAGGCAGAGGTGGGTAGCGCGCTGATCGACAGCTATACGGCGAACGGTGAGTTGGAAAAGGCAGCAGGCACGGTTGCAACACTTCTTGAGTCGCAGCCTACCGATGTGAAGCTGCTCGCGATGTCCTATCGGCTTTATTCGGACCTGGCAGGCAGGACAATGCTGACGCTTGCTCTGACCGATCCCAACAGCGCGCAGCTGCATCAGGTGATGGCTCGCGAGCTGGCCCGGCAAGGAGACGATGCCGGCGCGATCAAGAACTATCGCGAGGCGATCAGGATCGATCCGAAGGTTACGGGACTTTATTTTGAGCTAGGAGATATTCTCTACAGCTCGAGCGATGAGAAGCTGAAGGCCGAGGCGGAGGGAGAGTTTCGTGCTGCGGTGGCGGCCAATCCCAACGATGAAAAAGCGCAGCTCATGTTGGGAAAGATCGCAGCCGCGCGTGGAGATATGAAGACGGCGTACGACAATGACTCCCATGCGCTGGAATTGCAGCCCAATGATGGAGACGCCTGTACGGAGTTTGCCAAGGTGCTCCTCTCGATGAAGGAGCGCGGGAGGGCGCAGCAGATGCTTGAGCACGCGGTGGAGGTTGATCCCACGAACTACGTCGCGCACTATCGGCTAAGCACGCTGTACCGTCAGCAGGGAAGGCCCGAGGAAGCGAAGAAGGAGCTGGCGGAGTATCAGAAGTACAAGGACATGAAAGAGAAGCTGCGGACGGTCTTTCACGATATGCGGGTCAATCTGGATGAGAAGGCGGATGAAGATGCTGGGATGTCGAAATAG